A window of the Phaseolus vulgaris cultivar G19833 chromosome 5, P. vulgaris v2.0, whole genome shotgun sequence genome harbors these coding sequences:
- the LOC137835631 gene encoding uncharacterized protein, with product MQHSDNEMEASKLSNSIQNIRCHHCAGPLSNRMETSHWTVSPLIRDSFSMIGSAVGGTTSAFYGFNLVMPIVQRRIKGPMWLHFLIGAPPVIVFSSACAGLAGGAVPAAAQLVSSSYHAAYPPPSKDEYIQKSIK from the exons ATGCAGCACAGTGATAATGAAATGGAAGCCTCCAAACTCAGTAACAGTATTCAAAATATTCGATGCCATCACTGCGCAGGACCCCTTTCAAACCGCATG GAAACTAGTCACTGGACTGTTTCGCCTCTCATCAGGGATAGCTTTTCTATG ATTGGTTCTGCCGTTGGCGGCACCACAAGTGCATTTTATGGATTCAATCTTG TTATGCCCATTGTCCAGAGAAGAATAAAAGGACCCATGTGGTTGCATTTCCTCATTGGT GCACCCCCTGTGATAGTATTCTCTTCAGCATGCGCGGGACTAGCAG GTGGTGCTGTTCCTGCTGCGGCACAACTTGTTTCCTCCTCTTATCATGCAGCATACCCTCCCCCATCAAAGGATGAATATATTCAAAAGTCAATAAAATGA
- the LOC137835632 gene encoding transcription factor TGA9 isoform X1: MASHRIGELGLSESGPSSHHIPYGVLNGINTPVSSLINQGSAFDFGELEEAIVLHGVKGRNDDSKASLFTARPAATLEMFPSWPMRFQQTPRGGSKSGGESTDSGLSSKTEPPFEAESPMSKKASSSDHQAFDQQHLQHRQQLQQDMASDAARTASSQNQSAAKSQEKRKGAGSTSEKPLDAKTLRRLAQNREAARKSRLRKKAYVQQLESSRLKLTQIEQELQRARSQGLFVDCGGVGGNVSSAGAAMFDMEYGRWLEEDHRLMGELRNGLQVPLSDSDMRVMVDGYLSHYDEIFRVKGVAAKSDVFHLINGMWTSQAERCFLWIGGFRPSDLITMLIQQLEPLAEQQIMGMYGLRHSSQQAEEALSQGLEQLQQSLVDTIAGGPVVDGVQQMVVAMSKLANLEGFVRQADNLRQQTLHQLCRLLTVRQAARCFIVIGEYYGRLRALSSLWASRPRESLIGDDNSCQTTTEMQVVQHSQNHFSSF, from the exons ATGGCGAGCCACAGAATAGGAGAACTTGGTTTGTCTGAGTCGGGACCTTCAAGTCACCACATCCCTTATGGAGTGCTTAATGGAATTAACACTCCAGTATCAAGCTTAAT CAATCAAGGATCTGCTTTTGATTTTGGGGAGCTGGAGGAAGCAATTGTTCTGCATGGAGTTAAGGGTAGAAATGATGATAGCAAAGCAT CTTTATTCACAGCCAGACCTGCAGCTACACTGGAAATGTTCCCTTCATGGCCAATGAGATTCCAACAAACCCCAAGA GGTGGTTCAAAGTCAGGAGGGGAAAGCACTGATTCAGGTCTTTCCAGCAAAACTGAGCCCCCCTTTGAGGCAGAATCTCCCATGAGTAAAAAGGCATCTTCTTCAGATCACCAGGCTTTTGATCAGCAGCATCTGCAGCACAGACAGCAACTTCAACAGGATATGGCAAGCGATGCCGCAAGAACAGCCTCTTCACAGAATCAATCAGCAGCCAAATCACAAGAAAAG AGAAAGGGAGCTGGTTCAACATCAGAGAAACCACTTGATGCAAAG ACTCTAAGACGTTTAGCTCAAAACAGAGAGGCTGCAAGGAAAAGCCGTCTCAGGAAAAAG GCTTATGTGCAGCAACTAGAATCAAGTAGATTAAAGCTTACCCAGATAGAACAAGAACTCCAAAGAGCACGCTCTCAG ggcttgttCGTGGATTGTGGTGGTGTTGGAGGCAATGTAAGCTCTG CAGGAGCCGCAATGTTTGACATGGAATATGGACGATGGTTAGAAGAAGACCACAGGCTAATGGGAGAGCTCCGGAACGGGTTGCAAGTACCCTTATCAGATAGTGATATGAGAGTGATGGTGGATGGATATCTCTCCCACTATGATGAGATTTTCAGGGTCAAGGGTGTGGCTGCTAAATCAGATGTGTTTCACCTTATCAATGGCATGTGGACTTCCCAAGCTGAACGTTGCTTTCTCTGGATTGGTGGTTTTAGACCCTCTGATCTCATCACG ATGCTGATTCAACAATTGGAGCCACTAGCTGAGCAACAGATAATGGGGATGTATGGCTTGAGACACTCATCACAGCAAGCAGAAGAAGCACTCTCTCAGGGCCTTGAACAGTTGCAGCAATCTCTGGTggacaccattgctggaggccCAGTTGTTGATGGTGTGCAACAAATGGTCGTTGCCATGAGCAAACTAGCCAATCTTGAAGGATTTGTTCGTCAG GCTGATAATTTGAGGCAACAAACACTTCATCAGTTATGTCGATTACTCACAGTTCGTCAAGCTGCAAGATGTTTCATTGTCATTGGAGAATACTATGGACGTCTTCGAGCCCTTAGTTCTCTCTGGGCATCTAGACCAAGAGA GAGTTTGATCGGTGATGATAACTCATGTCAAACAACAACCGAAATGCAAGTGGTCCAACATTCTCAGAACCATTTCTCAAGTTTCTGA
- the LOC137835632 gene encoding transcription factor TGA9 isoform X2, producing MASHRIGELGLSESGPSSHHIPYGVLNGINTPVSSLINQGSAFDFGELEEAIVLHGVKGRNDDSKASLFTARPAATLEMFPSWPMRFQQTPRGGSKSGGESTDSGLSSKTEPPFEAESPMSKKASSSDHQAFDQQHLQHRQQLQQDMASDAARTASSQNQSAAKSQEKRKGAGSTSEKPLDAKTLRRLAQNREAARKSRLRKKAYVQQLESSRLKLTQIEQELQRARSQGLFVDCGGVGGNVSSGAAMFDMEYGRWLEEDHRLMGELRNGLQVPLSDSDMRVMVDGYLSHYDEIFRVKGVAAKSDVFHLINGMWTSQAERCFLWIGGFRPSDLITMLIQQLEPLAEQQIMGMYGLRHSSQQAEEALSQGLEQLQQSLVDTIAGGPVVDGVQQMVVAMSKLANLEGFVRQADNLRQQTLHQLCRLLTVRQAARCFIVIGEYYGRLRALSSLWASRPRESLIGDDNSCQTTTEMQVVQHSQNHFSSF from the exons ATGGCGAGCCACAGAATAGGAGAACTTGGTTTGTCTGAGTCGGGACCTTCAAGTCACCACATCCCTTATGGAGTGCTTAATGGAATTAACACTCCAGTATCAAGCTTAAT CAATCAAGGATCTGCTTTTGATTTTGGGGAGCTGGAGGAAGCAATTGTTCTGCATGGAGTTAAGGGTAGAAATGATGATAGCAAAGCAT CTTTATTCACAGCCAGACCTGCAGCTACACTGGAAATGTTCCCTTCATGGCCAATGAGATTCCAACAAACCCCAAGA GGTGGTTCAAAGTCAGGAGGGGAAAGCACTGATTCAGGTCTTTCCAGCAAAACTGAGCCCCCCTTTGAGGCAGAATCTCCCATGAGTAAAAAGGCATCTTCTTCAGATCACCAGGCTTTTGATCAGCAGCATCTGCAGCACAGACAGCAACTTCAACAGGATATGGCAAGCGATGCCGCAAGAACAGCCTCTTCACAGAATCAATCAGCAGCCAAATCACAAGAAAAG AGAAAGGGAGCTGGTTCAACATCAGAGAAACCACTTGATGCAAAG ACTCTAAGACGTTTAGCTCAAAACAGAGAGGCTGCAAGGAAAAGCCGTCTCAGGAAAAAG GCTTATGTGCAGCAACTAGAATCAAGTAGATTAAAGCTTACCCAGATAGAACAAGAACTCCAAAGAGCACGCTCTCAG ggcttgttCGTGGATTGTGGTGGTGTTGGAGGCAATGTAAGCTCTG GAGCCGCAATGTTTGACATGGAATATGGACGATGGTTAGAAGAAGACCACAGGCTAATGGGAGAGCTCCGGAACGGGTTGCAAGTACCCTTATCAGATAGTGATATGAGAGTGATGGTGGATGGATATCTCTCCCACTATGATGAGATTTTCAGGGTCAAGGGTGTGGCTGCTAAATCAGATGTGTTTCACCTTATCAATGGCATGTGGACTTCCCAAGCTGAACGTTGCTTTCTCTGGATTGGTGGTTTTAGACCCTCTGATCTCATCACG ATGCTGATTCAACAATTGGAGCCACTAGCTGAGCAACAGATAATGGGGATGTATGGCTTGAGACACTCATCACAGCAAGCAGAAGAAGCACTCTCTCAGGGCCTTGAACAGTTGCAGCAATCTCTGGTggacaccattgctggaggccCAGTTGTTGATGGTGTGCAACAAATGGTCGTTGCCATGAGCAAACTAGCCAATCTTGAAGGATTTGTTCGTCAG GCTGATAATTTGAGGCAACAAACACTTCATCAGTTATGTCGATTACTCACAGTTCGTCAAGCTGCAAGATGTTTCATTGTCATTGGAGAATACTATGGACGTCTTCGAGCCCTTAGTTCTCTCTGGGCATCTAGACCAAGAGA GAGTTTGATCGGTGATGATAACTCATGTCAAACAACAACCGAAATGCAAGTGGTCCAACATTCTCAGAACCATTTCTCAAGTTTCTGA
- the LOC137835632 gene encoding transcription factor TGA9 isoform X3, whose protein sequence is MFPSWPMRFQQTPRGGSKSGGESTDSGLSSKTEPPFEAESPMSKKASSSDHQAFDQQHLQHRQQLQQDMASDAARTASSQNQSAAKSQEKRKGAGSTSEKPLDAKTLRRLAQNREAARKSRLRKKAYVQQLESSRLKLTQIEQELQRARSQGLFVDCGGVGGNVSSAGAAMFDMEYGRWLEEDHRLMGELRNGLQVPLSDSDMRVMVDGYLSHYDEIFRVKGVAAKSDVFHLINGMWTSQAERCFLWIGGFRPSDLITMLIQQLEPLAEQQIMGMYGLRHSSQQAEEALSQGLEQLQQSLVDTIAGGPVVDGVQQMVVAMSKLANLEGFVRQADNLRQQTLHQLCRLLTVRQAARCFIVIGEYYGRLRALSSLWASRPRESLIGDDNSCQTTTEMQVVQHSQNHFSSF, encoded by the exons ATGTTCCCTTCATGGCCAATGAGATTCCAACAAACCCCAAGA GGTGGTTCAAAGTCAGGAGGGGAAAGCACTGATTCAGGTCTTTCCAGCAAAACTGAGCCCCCCTTTGAGGCAGAATCTCCCATGAGTAAAAAGGCATCTTCTTCAGATCACCAGGCTTTTGATCAGCAGCATCTGCAGCACAGACAGCAACTTCAACAGGATATGGCAAGCGATGCCGCAAGAACAGCCTCTTCACAGAATCAATCAGCAGCCAAATCACAAGAAAAG AGAAAGGGAGCTGGTTCAACATCAGAGAAACCACTTGATGCAAAG ACTCTAAGACGTTTAGCTCAAAACAGAGAGGCTGCAAGGAAAAGCCGTCTCAGGAAAAAG GCTTATGTGCAGCAACTAGAATCAAGTAGATTAAAGCTTACCCAGATAGAACAAGAACTCCAAAGAGCACGCTCTCAG ggcttgttCGTGGATTGTGGTGGTGTTGGAGGCAATGTAAGCTCTG CAGGAGCCGCAATGTTTGACATGGAATATGGACGATGGTTAGAAGAAGACCACAGGCTAATGGGAGAGCTCCGGAACGGGTTGCAAGTACCCTTATCAGATAGTGATATGAGAGTGATGGTGGATGGATATCTCTCCCACTATGATGAGATTTTCAGGGTCAAGGGTGTGGCTGCTAAATCAGATGTGTTTCACCTTATCAATGGCATGTGGACTTCCCAAGCTGAACGTTGCTTTCTCTGGATTGGTGGTTTTAGACCCTCTGATCTCATCACG ATGCTGATTCAACAATTGGAGCCACTAGCTGAGCAACAGATAATGGGGATGTATGGCTTGAGACACTCATCACAGCAAGCAGAAGAAGCACTCTCTCAGGGCCTTGAACAGTTGCAGCAATCTCTGGTggacaccattgctggaggccCAGTTGTTGATGGTGTGCAACAAATGGTCGTTGCCATGAGCAAACTAGCCAATCTTGAAGGATTTGTTCGTCAG GCTGATAATTTGAGGCAACAAACACTTCATCAGTTATGTCGATTACTCACAGTTCGTCAAGCTGCAAGATGTTTCATTGTCATTGGAGAATACTATGGACGTCTTCGAGCCCTTAGTTCTCTCTGGGCATCTAGACCAAGAGA GAGTTTGATCGGTGATGATAACTCATGTCAAACAACAACCGAAATGCAAGTGGTCCAACATTCTCAGAACCATTTCTCAAGTTTCTGA
- the LOC137835633 gene encoding ABSCISIC ACID-INSENSITIVE 5-like protein 1 isoform X2, with amino-acid sequence MSMDEFIASIWNAEEIPPLPVYEEAAKNKSVAPEPTIPQPGSFSVPPPICKKTVDEVWSQIQKSQPKQHNEADKNETLEKQPTFGEITLEEFLVKAGVVRESTLFTTILPQNNFGNIPSNVPFNTSYILIGTTGSNVPSNRFEPHPMLPQNNTLVLRNLPTAPATHSQNLGESSGKGKKRIISGPPEEVIERRQRRMLKNRESAARSRARRQAYTVELEAELNHLKDENEKLKTVLAADELKRKEAISQRKPSTMAEKRTEKLKKLKRAQSATW; translated from the exons ATGAGCATGGATGAATTCATAGCCAGCATTTGGAACGCAGAAGAAATCCCACCACTACCCGTCTATGAGGAAGCTGCAAAGAACAAAAGCGTTGCACCAGAACCCACCATTCCCCAGCCAGGCTCATTCTCTGTCCCTCCCCCAATTTGCAAGAAAACTGTTGATGAGGTTTGGTCTCAGATCCAAAAAAGCCAACCAAAGCAGCACAATGAGGCTGACAAGAATGAAACACTCGAAAAGCAACCCACATTTGGAGAAATAACTCTGGAGGAATTCCTAGTAAAAGCTGGGGTTGTACGAGAATCAACACTATTCACTACTATATTGCCTCAGAATAATTTTGGTAACATTCCAAGCAATGTACCATTTAATACAAGCTATATATTAATAGGAACTACTGGATCTAATGTTCCTAGTAATAGATTTGAACCACATCCAATGCTGCCACAGAATAACACCTTAGTTTTAAGGAATCTCCCCACTGCACCTGCTACTCATTCTCAAAACTTGGGAGAATCAAGTGGGAAAGGCAAAAAAAGGATCATTAGTGGTCCTCCTGAAGAGGTAATAGAGAGGAGGCAGCGCAGAATGCTGAAGAATCGAGAATCAGCAGCACGATCTCGAGCAAGAAGACAG GCTTATACTGTGGAGCTTGAAGCAGAGCTGAATCATCTGAAAGATGAAAATGAAAAGCTCAAAACAGTTCTG GCTGCTGATGAACTCAAGAGGAAAGAAGCT ATATCTCAGAGAAAACCCTCAACAATGGCTGAAAAGAGGACAGAGAAGCTGAAGAAATTGAAGAGGGCTCAAAGCGCAACCTGGTGA
- the LOC137835633 gene encoding ABSCISIC ACID-INSENSITIVE 5-like protein 1 isoform X1, with amino-acid sequence MNFQQSEQEVPLQDTEAAFSQLNQQNSVLSLTLEEVSGKNGKSLGSMSMDEFIASIWNAEEIPPLPVYEEAAKNKSVAPEPTIPQPGSFSVPPPICKKTVDEVWSQIQKSQPKQHNEADKNETLEKQPTFGEITLEEFLVKAGVVRESTLFTTILPQNNFGNIPSNVPFNTSYILIGTTGSNVPSNRFEPHPMLPQNNTLVLRNLPTAPATHSQNLGESSGKGKKRIISGPPEEVIERRQRRMLKNRESAARSRARRQAYTVELEAELNHLKDENEKLKTVLAADELKRKEAISQRKPSTMAEKRTEKLKKLKRAQSATW; translated from the exons ATGAATTTCCAACAATCAGAGCAAGAGGTGCCATTGCAAGACACAGAAGCTGCATTTTCTCAACTGAACCAACAAAATTCAGTACTCTCACTCACCCTTGAGGAGGTGAGCGGCAAGAACGGAAAGAGCTTAGGATCAATGAGCATGGATGAATTCATAGCCAGCATTTGGAACGCAGAAGAAATCCCACCACTACCCGTCTATGAGGAAGCTGCAAAGAACAAAAGCGTTGCACCAGAACCCACCATTCCCCAGCCAGGCTCATTCTCTGTCCCTCCCCCAATTTGCAAGAAAACTGTTGATGAGGTTTGGTCTCAGATCCAAAAAAGCCAACCAAAGCAGCACAATGAGGCTGACAAGAATGAAACACTCGAAAAGCAACCCACATTTGGAGAAATAACTCTGGAGGAATTCCTAGTAAAAGCTGGGGTTGTACGAGAATCAACACTATTCACTACTATATTGCCTCAGAATAATTTTGGTAACATTCCAAGCAATGTACCATTTAATACAAGCTATATATTAATAGGAACTACTGGATCTAATGTTCCTAGTAATAGATTTGAACCACATCCAATGCTGCCACAGAATAACACCTTAGTTTTAAGGAATCTCCCCACTGCACCTGCTACTCATTCTCAAAACTTGGGAGAATCAAGTGGGAAAGGCAAAAAAAGGATCATTAGTGGTCCTCCTGAAGAGGTAATAGAGAGGAGGCAGCGCAGAATGCTGAAGAATCGAGAATCAGCAGCACGATCTCGAGCAAGAAGACAG GCTTATACTGTGGAGCTTGAAGCAGAGCTGAATCATCTGAAAGATGAAAATGAAAAGCTCAAAACAGTTCTG GCTGCTGATGAACTCAAGAGGAAAGAAGCT ATATCTCAGAGAAAACCCTCAACAATGGCTGAAAAGAGGACAGAGAAGCTGAAGAAATTGAAGAGGGCTCAAAGCGCAACCTGGTGA